taaattgtcccagaaattattgcgataaacgataatattgtcatcgagagaccatttgcatctaatataatgataatgtcataataataataataatactacaggtacaccttttcaaagatcaatacacttttatttctaaagaatatttaacactggaactggaagacattttaaatatccacaatatgtctttgatctcctttggtatgtcgtctttcacgctgatgtacagttgtggaattgccatttgtgacacgtaagttctcagactagagactctgtactacattttacaattatttaacactaaatattacatttaaataatatataattaataaataaaatctatatgtatggctatctgccacgtggcgagtaaatgtaccaaaatagttctgtttttcagtcttcattttggcgaaggtgcggcttctgctcctctgcaggtcggagcttcgtgggtgcgggccgacacacacacacacacacacacacacacacgcgccaactctgacatactttccacactccgtgtccgcggacagctgtaggcttgtaccgttaatgttctgtgcattgtcggacacatgcagccactttcctgaaaccgctcgCGAGACTGACGAGTCTACAGCgggcgtgtatgtccgagcctagtaccctatatgtatctagtaccctatatgtatctagtaccctatatgtatctagtaccctatgtgtatctagtaccctatgtgtatctagtaccctatatgtatctagtaccctatatgtatctagtaccctatgtgtatctagtaccctatatgtatctagtaccctatgtgtatctagtaccctatatgtatctagtaccctatatgtatctagtaccctatatgtatctagtaccctatgtgtatctagtaccctatatgtatctagtaccctatgtgtatctagtaccctatatgtatctagtaccctatatgtatctagtaccctatgtgtatctagtaccctatgtgtatctagtaccctatgtgtatctagtaccctatatgtatctagtaccctatgtgtatctagtaccctatatgtatctagtaccctatatgtatctagtaccctatatgtatctagtaccctatgtgtatctagtaccctatgtgtatctagtaccctatatgtatctagtaccctatatgtatctagtaccctatatgtatctagtaccctatgtgtatctagtaccctatatgtatctagtaccctatatgtatctagtaccctatgtgtatgtccgagcccgtctcCACAGTCTCCACCggcaggttgtcagctgtgtggtttggaatgaaagggagaaaacgggacgccgagtaacacggtggatgtcgctcatatacttttttttttttgacggcgccttaactgcaaagtgctgcaggaaaccctgctccaactctctctctctctccgcctgGAGTAGTCTAccgcccacacaaagaccatgcgactgacaagagggttcactcctcgttacgctaaggaaccgagagtgttcctccagtctctctggtagagagagacgaggaaaacaaacaagcatgcaaatggaaattatcgcggccggaaaaattatcgagctcattttttttttatcatgcgataactcgatttattgactatcgcgacAGGCCTACGTGAGCAActtgtctgaaagttgtaagtcttctggtagctgtgccatgagaaatctcaatcattcccaatcttacagagacagagagtgtaggtatatgtaaggagataacatgggcacaggctaattattgctaactaacatgctagttaacattagtaattaaacctaaacagctcatgtaagtcgaaactgcctgcgagcttctcctgtactatacggtaattcctctactatgtgacacaattgttagcctatttttacaaaaccgtTTGCTacgagccataacgtgagctacaaggtaatggagccttttatacattgtcgtgtttctttagaaataaacaatggacaaatagagtctttaaacacttcagatgtaaagctattcgctgtcaaagtgacgtcaaaatgaatgctagtcagtggaatgctaacgggaggtgatacctttgtagcatcaaaatggcgccataggaggtttgagttctgaagcgaagcttaccccccttggCTGCGACACACTTTAGGGCCCCACTGACTTGTGTTGTCACCATGACAACTAACAACAATCgcccttttgtttttgttcatcaAATGAACACGGCTCAATGGCCTTTCTAGCCATTCTACTTCTACGGGTCGGAGTTAAGCCCAAAAACAATGTCCTAAAATTGTTTTTGGCTCCATCAACTGGCCAAAAACACTCGCAAAGGATTTATTTAGGATGTGGAGTCATATGGTAAGACATAGCCACCAAATATTTTATGTTCCACTTAatacaaatgtgtgtttgtgttaaccACAACAAAATGAAGAAACCAAGAAAACAACACAAGTATATATATACAAGTTTTAAAAATACCAATCAGCCAATCGAGTTGCTTCAGCTTCCCTAGTTCGGACTGTTACCACTCTGTATTAGCCGTGCAACCCACTCGAAACCTGAACATGGTGTGTCTTTGCATTCTACTCATTGCAGGCTGAGGTAGTCGCCTCTCAACATGAGTACACTGGCATACaagacagatggatggatggacagacagaTAAACAAGTCCTTTTTACTGTGATAGAGTGTtgcgctgctctctgctgtCAAAGCCAGTGTTTTCCTGTCAGTTCTAACGGGTAGaatacttacttacttagaATACTACATTTGACAACACTGACTGGGGTGTGACCAAAAGTGCTAAATGGTTCACTTGCAACTCAGAGGGCTGTGCAAACATCATTTTTTGCCCTATAGGTAAGCTATGGATTTTTCTTCCAAGCCCCTGACCACAAAGACAGCTTACCTTCCCATGATGCTCTTTACACCAGTCGGACATCCCTTCCAGCAGCTCGGTTGGCTGCTTAATTATCAAGTTGGGCCCCTGCCGACAGAGAACCGGGAGTTGATTTAACAAGACATTCAAAACGGAAGTGGCAGTCCAATTTTGTTGATGTTCATATTACCTCAGCCAAAATGTTGAGGTCAGAGTCTGTTATAATGCATGCCATTTCAATGATCTGGTCCTTCTCAATGTCCAGACCCGTCATCTAAAAAGCACACACTTTGACTTAGTTCTCACACTACACTACAGTTACACTACAGTATATTCAACATCGCTGAAATTTATTGATCAATAGAATGTACTTCAAAATAGCAAATATTACACTTCATAATGTTTTGTATGCATAACACGGTTGTATTATTGTACACATTAGCTACATCAGTAGTAGCAGTTACCTTATGTAAGTCATTCCTACATTTTTAAACTTAAGAGCAAAATGTGCTccctggggaaaaaaagttaccGTAAAGCCCTGTTCATTTTAAAGCCCCCTGAAtgcattatattccattatattttgaattgttacccGCTTTCACCATACATTTTtgcctaaaaatgtatcagaatgcaggaaatgaagtctttgacgctcaagATTTCCTAAGGGAGAACCCCCAAACTCCCCACCTAATATGTCTGCCctaaaggcccattctgagctaataatgataataaataacaaaagctTAAACTTCCTAcagaagtccactggggaccaactGCAATCATTAGATCGGAGGAAAGTTATTTAGTTAGGTTTGATGCTCACAGTGATTTTACATTTATTGGGCCTGGGTGCTGCGCATAAGCATAAGCCCTGAGAATAATTGtaaattaaatacataaatagtaTTTTGTAGCAGTATGCCTGCTTCTATCATTTTGCATGGAGGCAGCATATAATAATCCTGTAACCATCAACTGTGCCATTTAGACAATCTCTGGAGCAGGCACACATTACAGGGTCACATAATGTTGACTTTGGATGTTGATTGTAAGGGCCGGAGAGACATAGGCTAAATCTAAGTGGAGCCATACAAGTATGGAAAGAAAGGCTACTAGAATTCTGCAGGCTTGTTTACGGAATTTGTCAGTAATATTTTATGAACTGGAGTCATTGTGTACAGATGTGAGTATTTATAAGCAGATGATACACATTTTTAAGAGGCCTGCAACACTGATGATGGCTGTTATTTTGTACTGCCTTGCATCAGAACTACAGTGAACTGAACGCAAAGCATTACGCAGCTGTTCTCAAGGCAGGCACCAAGCTCAGCATTGGTCAGGTCCAACTTTGGCAAACTGGCTAACATGTAACCTTAATAGCCCACCCCCATACTTTAACTGCTAACATTAGGGGGTTTAACATTAGCAAAAGGCAGAATATCCGGTCgttctcactcactcactctcacacacacacacacacacacacacacacacacacacacacacacacacacacacacacttaacttaACTTACACTAACAATCATCAGCATGCTTTCGGTTAACGTCACCTCTGGTTAGCTTGTTGCAGTAtcagctagctaatgttagcaaagtTAAAAACAGTACCGTTAGCCCTTTTAGCCACTTGAGTCAACTAACGTTACCGTTAACACAGACAGAAGCACATGTTAGCCCTGTGACTTGCCTCCAGGTCCACCCAAACCATTCTCTGAGACATCCCGATGGACGACATGCTTATCGTTCTGGACACCTGGACGTGAAAAGTTGAACCGAATCTAGAAGTGAATGGGTTGATAAGGCTTAACGGTACGTTTTTCTGCACACTGCTGCAGTGTGAGTGAGACGGTGCCTTGCTGCGGCGGAGGACGGGCTGTCTCCTCCTGCAAACAAACTGCGAACTAACGGGGAGAGCCCATGCTGAAGATCGCGAACAACACACTTGCATCCTGGGCAACATGATTCTTCTTTAtggtttattggcggttggcaaaccaacttataggtgcattaccgccaccaagtGGACTGGAGTGGGAACAAGCGATAAATGCAGATAAAAACTAGATTCTCTTTGCTAAATCAATTTCTCTTAGAAAATTAATAATGTTGTAATATGCGCCTGACAGTGAAAAGTTGTGGTGGTTTGCAGCGGCAGCTCGCCCATAGAGGGCGCTGGGGCGCCGACCTCCTGCCAATCTGCCTGCctgttattcattttttattttttttttatttttataatgtctcattttgaaaaaataatctgtGTCAAGTACATGCtaataatgtttttaaaatgtttgagaATGTGTTTAGAACTCTCCAGAATGATATTTGCATTCACTTCCACGCAGGGTTCGGAATGACTTAGGACTCTTGGTGGGTTccctaaaatgtaattaaaaaaatactgaaGACTACCTTGCTACACTATATACTGCAGGCAAAATTATATTGACATATTTTGAAGGTGGGATAATGGTCTTGTTTTTCATGGTTTGGGCTAGTCCCAGTATTGTAGTGGTGTCTGGAGAAGTGGATTGGCTATAATCTAACAGGTAACCCTCTAATTCTGGAGCAACAAAGTTACAGCACCTTATATAAATCCCTGACATGACAAAGTGGATAACAGTCATTCTTTCCTTGAGCAAGGAAGTTAACTAAGTTACCTAAATCCACCAGGTGTACTCATTATGGCAGCACCATGCACCTTCAAAGGGTTTGAGCAAATACAAATGGCATTTCTCATCCCTTATGTTAATGGAATTTGTAAAACAACTAGCCGCTGGATTGACTAATAATGATGTCTATAAAGACTGTACCTACATTAGATGGTTTACTTTGTTTTAAACTAGTCAATCTATAACCTGAACTAAAATCTTTAGGgacacgtttaaaaaaaaaaaaagtaagatattctaacatgacattaaaatgacaataatccAATAGTAACCACATTATTCAAAATTAACATGTTAAGTGACCAgacacatattttatttatttaacaactTCATCAGGTTAGTGTTAACTGGGGTTGGAGAGGTGCTGACGTGTAAGGtgagcgtattgtgtcacttccggtgttcctGTGTTAACAAACACTA
This genomic interval from Perca flavescens isolate YP-PL-M2 chromosome 13, PFLA_1.0, whole genome shotgun sequence contains the following:
- the smfn gene encoding small fragment nuclease, with translation MLPRMQVCCSRSSAWALPVSSQFVCRRRQPVLRRSKAPSHSHCSSVQKNVPLSLINPFTSRFGSTFHVQVSRTISMSSIGMSQRMVWVDLEMTGLDIEKDQIIEMACIITDSDLNILAEGPNLIIKQPTELLEGMSDWCKEHHGKSGLTQAVQDSKISLEQAEYEFLSFVRQHTPPGQCPLAGNSVHADKRFLDKYMPQFMYHLHYRIIDVSTIKELSRRWFPDEYKMVPNKKAAHRALDDIQESIKELQYYRANVFKASTEEKKRKIVENGGSNNS